One region of Candidatus Aminicenantes bacterium genomic DNA includes:
- the thiL gene encoding thiamine-phosphate kinase yields MDEEQLVRFLQRKFSFPNGRGIGDDASAQRINPSATWGSRIVAKDLFVEGTHFNLHHYSLAQAAEKSVGANVSDMAAMGGRGMEIYLGLGVPSRARTSDLEAVFSGIHKACRRWRLRLGGGDVSKAPCWFFSVTILGHALRPVFRDRAQDGDLIGLVGRIGESALGLALLQRNTPDSFYTRRHIQVNLHLGAAEELGRVASAMIDVSDGLLKDLSRILSASQVGAEIHIENLPITRRMKACCRQHDLDAQQLALTGGEDYALLCCIPPQRLKLLKGNGERLRIIGRIRSSPQRLTCLLNGRTQEIPAGGYDHLSNNLSDSRESPEFDNPR; encoded by the coding sequence ATGGATGAAGAGCAACTGGTCCGTTTCCTGCAGCGCAAGTTCTCTTTTCCGAACGGACGCGGGATCGGTGACGACGCGTCCGCGCAGCGAATCAACCCTTCCGCGACTTGGGGTTCGCGCATCGTTGCCAAAGACCTGTTTGTGGAAGGCACCCATTTCAACCTGCACCATTACAGCCTTGCCCAGGCCGCGGAAAAATCCGTGGGTGCAAACGTCAGTGACATGGCGGCCATGGGGGGGAGGGGGATGGAGATCTACCTGGGACTCGGCGTTCCTTCCCGGGCCCGAACAAGCGATTTAGAGGCTGTGTTCAGCGGCATTCACAAGGCCTGCCGGCGCTGGAGACTGCGGCTGGGGGGCGGCGATGTCTCAAAGGCGCCCTGCTGGTTTTTTTCGGTCACAATCCTGGGGCATGCTTTGCGCCCGGTTTTTCGCGACCGCGCCCAAGACGGCGACCTGATTGGACTGGTGGGACGCATTGGCGAGTCCGCGCTGGGGTTGGCGCTGTTGCAGCGCAACACACCGGATTCCTTTTATACCCGCAGGCATATTCAGGTGAATCTCCATTTAGGAGCCGCTGAGGAACTGGGACGGGTGGCCTCCGCCATGATCGACGTGTCCGACGGGCTGCTCAAAGACCTTTCCCGCATTCTCTCCGCTTCCCAAGTGGGCGCGGAAATCCACATAGAGAACCTGCCGATCACGCGAAGAATGAAGGCCTGCTGCCGGCAACACGACCTGGACGCGCAACAACTGGCATTGACCGGCGGAGAAGACTACGCCCTGTTGTGTTGCATTCCGCCACAACGGCTGAAGCTGCTGAAGGGAAACGGCGAGCGCTTGCGGATCATCGGGCGCATCCGCAGCTCACCACAAAGGTTAACCTGTTTGCTAAACGGCCGCACGCAGGAGATACCGGCAGGCGGATACGACCATTTATCGAACAACTTAAGCGATAGCCGCGAAAGCCCGGAGTTTGACAATCCCAGGTAA
- a CDS encoding pyridoxal phosphate-dependent aminotransferase family protein has translation MDVFDKCMTYTRAEEAQNSGMYPYFTEIQDVDGNYVWVDGKRILMVGSNNYLGLFDNERIKAAVIDAVQKYGSSTCGSRFLNGTYSLHVELEKRIAEFMQKEEALCFSTGMQTNLGVISALAGRSDVILIDRRVHASIVDGTRLSFANVVKFRHNDMRDLEEKLRRLPQDKGRLIIVDGVFSMEGDLANIPELVRLKKKYNARLMVDDAHSVGIMGKRGRGTAEHFDLLDEADLVMTTFSKAFASLGGFVVGSSKVIQYIRHHSRALIFSASITPASLAAAGEALEIIQTEPWRRERLWQISETMNRELSAMGYHTGNTETPIIPVFVHDEEKTFQLWYFLRNFGIFTNPVIAPAVPPEDALIRTSFTATHTDEDLNFILRGFREGGKAIGII, from the coding sequence ATGGACGTGTTTGATAAGTGCATGACTTATACCCGCGCGGAAGAAGCCCAGAACAGTGGAATGTATCCCTATTTTACTGAGATACAGGACGTGGACGGCAATTACGTCTGGGTGGATGGCAAACGCATTCTTATGGTGGGTTCAAACAACTACCTGGGACTTTTCGACAACGAGCGCATCAAAGCCGCCGTAATCGATGCCGTCCAGAAATACGGGTCATCCACTTGTGGTTCACGTTTCCTCAACGGCACGTATTCTCTCCATGTGGAACTGGAAAAACGCATCGCTGAATTCATGCAAAAAGAGGAAGCCCTCTGCTTCAGTACCGGCATGCAGACCAATCTCGGCGTGATTTCCGCCCTGGCCGGTCGCAGTGATGTGATTCTGATCGACCGCAGGGTCCATGCGTCGATTGTAGACGGAACCCGCCTGTCTTTCGCCAACGTGGTGAAATTCCGCCACAACGACATGCGGGATCTGGAAGAAAAACTGCGGCGCCTGCCGCAAGACAAGGGACGACTGATCATCGTGGACGGCGTATTCAGCATGGAGGGCGACCTTGCCAATATCCCCGAATTGGTGCGCCTGAAAAAGAAATACAATGCCCGGCTAATGGTTGACGACGCCCACAGCGTCGGCATTATGGGCAAGAGGGGGCGCGGTACCGCCGAACATTTCGACCTGCTGGACGAAGCCGACCTGGTCATGACCACCTTTTCAAAGGCCTTTGCATCCCTTGGGGGATTTGTGGTGGGAAGCAGCAAGGTGATTCAATATATCCGCCACCATTCCCGGGCCCTGATTTTTTCCGCTTCCATCACACCCGCTTCGCTGGCTGCAGCCGGCGAGGCGCTTGAAATCATTCAAACCGAGCCCTGGCGCCGGGAACGTTTATGGCAGATCAGCGAAACCATGAACCGTGAACTCAGCGCCATGGGATACCATACGGGCAACACCGAAACCCCGATTATCCCGGTTTTCGTCCATGATGAGGAAAAAACGTTTCAATTGTGGTATTTTTTGCGGAATTTCGGGATTTTCACCAATCCCGTAATCGCGCCGGCTGTTCCGCCTGAGGATGCCTTGATCCGCACATCGTTTACCGCCACCCATACCGATGAAGACCTGAATTTCATTCTGCGCGGCTTCCGCGAGGGCGGCAAGGCCATCGGGATCATCTGA
- a CDS encoding Hsp20/alpha crystallin family protein has product MAKKTLIVQGIRPNEKFSSGFSTHVDWEPRTNIVACRAVLIIELELPGVVREDISIVLENERELVIRGTKPKPVINEPQVAYYLFEREFGQFYKRIDIDFPLDIEQIESEIQNGVLTVRIPRKPRRKVSISVE; this is encoded by the coding sequence ATGGCAAAAAAAACCCTGATCGTTCAGGGCATCCGCCCCAACGAAAAGTTTTCCTCCGGCTTCAGCACCCACGTGGACTGGGAGCCCAGAACAAACATCGTTGCCTGCAGGGCGGTATTGATCATCGAACTGGAGTTGCCCGGAGTGGTGCGGGAAGATATCAGTATCGTGCTTGAAAACGAGCGGGAACTGGTCATCCGCGGCACCAAGCCCAAACCCGTGATCAACGAACCGCAAGTGGCTTACTACTTGTTCGAACGTGAATTCGGACAGTTCTACAAACGCATCGACATCGACTTTCCCCTGGATATCGAGCAAATTGAATCCGAGATTCAAAACGGCGTCCTCACGGTTCGTATCCCCAGGAAGCCGCGCAGGAAGGTCTCTATATCCGTTGAGTAG
- a CDS encoding ATP-binding cassette domain-containing protein produces the protein MTAPVSPMLELVNLVKDFDTKRAVDRVSFSLQRGRILGLLGPNGAGKTTTIRMIMNIIAPDSGEIRILGERFSETLKDRIGYLPEERGLYRKMTIKENLDFFGRLKGMDRKKITSRGNDLLEEFDLIQHRERRMEELSKGMSQKLQFIIAILHTPDLLILDEPFSGLDPVNIEKVKNCILEQKRRRVSIIFSTHLMAYAEKIVDTVVMIHQGRKVLDGSLSSIRAQHGRRLARIVYDGEGAFVSGLNYVHSVADYGREMEIELASDDYRQRLLRDLVTHLDIHHFEMSDPSLHSIFLRKAEIKSQDDLNMEGRE, from the coding sequence ATGACGGCGCCAGTTTCCCCGATGCTGGAATTGGTCAATCTCGTTAAGGATTTCGATACCAAGCGTGCCGTCGACAGGGTTTCCTTTTCCCTGCAGCGTGGCCGGATCCTGGGGTTGCTGGGCCCCAACGGGGCGGGGAAAACCACCACCATCCGCATGATCATGAACATTATCGCTCCCGATTCCGGAGAAATCCGCATCCTGGGAGAACGATTTTCGGAAACACTCAAGGATCGCATCGGTTACCTGCCTGAAGAACGTGGTCTATATCGCAAAATGACGATCAAGGAGAATTTGGATTTCTTTGGCCGTTTGAAAGGCATGGACCGAAAAAAAATCACTTCCCGGGGAAACGACCTGCTTGAGGAATTCGACCTGATCCAACACCGTGAACGCCGCATGGAGGAGTTGTCCAAAGGCATGAGCCAGAAACTCCAGTTTATTATCGCCATTCTTCATACCCCGGACCTCCTGATCCTGGATGAACCCTTTTCCGGCCTCGACCCCGTCAATATCGAGAAAGTGAAAAACTGCATTCTGGAACAAAAACGCCGGCGCGTGTCCATTATTTTCTCTACCCACCTGATGGCGTACGCGGAAAAGATCGTGGATACCGTGGTCATGATCCATCAAGGCCGCAAAGTGCTCGATGGTAGCCTTTCCTCAATCCGGGCCCAACATGGGCGCCGCCTGGCACGCATTGTTTACGACGGGGAAGGCGCTTTTGTGTCCGGCCTAAACTACGTTCACTCCGTTGCCGACTACGGCAGGGAAATGGAAATCGAACTGGCAAGCGATGATTACCGGCAACGATTGTTGCGGGACCTTGTGACGCACCTGGATATTCACCATTTTGAAATGTCCGACCCTTCTTTGCACAGCATCTTTTTGCGCAAGGCGGAAATCAAATCCCAAGACGACCTGAACATGGAAGGCCGCGAATGA
- the lon gene encoding endopeptidase La, with product MAEEKPKNPEPAEVESDTDGSTASLQIPDELPVLILRDIVVFPFMIVPLYVGRPKSKRAVDHSLNSDRMILLLTQKQAEVEDPAPDEMYLTGTAALIVRMLKLPDTRMRVLVQGIARVRVKAIRDDGQMRIADIAVIEDADPENLSIRDQALIRNVREKFEQMAKLGKQIPNEILVVTENIDEPGKLADIIASNLNLKIPQSQKVLDEINSMVRLQNVHEYLNYELEMLSIQNQINLKAQGEMDKNQREYFLRQQLKAIQKELGEESENADEIREYIQRMEDANLPDNARLEVEKNIERLGKMHPESAESTVVRNYLDWMLDLPWNRSTRDTLNLKKAARILNQDHYGLEKVKQRILEYLSVRKLTSSAHGPILCFVGPPGVGKTSLGRSVARALNKKFVRISLGGVRDEAEIRGHRRTYVGALPGKIIQELRRANANNPVFMMDEVDKIGADFRGDPSSALLEVLDPEQNNAFIDHYLGVAFDLSRVMFITTANILEPIQPAFRDRMEIIHLHGYTEEEKLEIAKRHLIPRQVSENGLSGDLLRFTPGAITGLIRYYTREAGVRNLEREIGNICRKIAYAVSLKKHKLYKITARNLEKYAGPAKLFKDQLLDKDAVGVATGMAWTPYGGDLLFIEVKLIPGKGKLILTGSLGEVMKESATAALSFLKASSKALGLDPGDFETKDIHIHVPEGGIPKDGPSAGITLTTALCSAYLGVPVRKDVSMTGEITLRGKVLPVGGIKQKVLAARRAGIQQVLLPEENRKDLAEMKAVEQKGIQFHFIAHIEDAVNLALVRNVF from the coding sequence ATGGCTGAAGAGAAACCCAAAAATCCCGAACCAGCTGAAGTGGAATCCGATACGGACGGTTCTACGGCGAGCCTGCAGATTCCCGATGAACTGCCGGTGCTTATCCTGCGCGACATTGTGGTATTCCCTTTTATGATCGTACCGCTCTACGTGGGAAGACCGAAATCCAAGCGAGCCGTCGATCATTCACTGAACTCAGACCGCATGATCCTGTTGCTGACTCAGAAGCAGGCGGAAGTGGAAGATCCCGCGCCGGACGAAATGTACCTCACCGGAACCGCGGCCCTGATCGTGCGCATGCTCAAACTACCCGACACCCGCATGCGCGTACTGGTTCAGGGAATCGCTCGCGTACGCGTAAAAGCAATCCGCGATGACGGGCAGATGCGGATTGCCGACATTGCGGTCATAGAGGATGCGGATCCGGAAAACTTGTCGATTCGTGACCAGGCGCTGATTCGCAATGTGCGCGAGAAATTCGAGCAGATGGCCAAATTGGGCAAACAAATTCCCAATGAAATCCTCGTGGTCACGGAAAACATAGACGAACCGGGTAAACTGGCCGATATCATTGCATCCAACCTGAACCTCAAGATTCCCCAATCGCAGAAGGTACTGGACGAAATCAACAGCATGGTGCGTTTGCAAAACGTCCACGAATACTTGAACTACGAACTCGAGATGCTCAGCATTCAAAACCAGATCAACCTGAAAGCCCAGGGCGAAATGGACAAGAACCAGCGCGAGTACTTTTTGCGTCAACAACTCAAGGCCATTCAGAAAGAACTGGGCGAAGAAAGCGAAAACGCTGATGAAATTCGCGAGTACATTCAGCGCATGGAGGACGCCAATCTGCCGGATAACGCACGCCTGGAAGTGGAAAAAAACATTGAGCGCCTGGGAAAAATGCACCCCGAGTCAGCAGAAAGCACGGTGGTGCGCAATTACCTCGACTGGATGCTGGACCTGCCCTGGAATCGCTCAACCCGCGACACGTTGAATCTGAAAAAGGCCGCCCGCATCCTCAACCAGGACCATTACGGCCTGGAAAAGGTCAAGCAGCGGATTCTGGAGTACCTCAGCGTACGCAAGCTGACCTCCAGCGCCCACGGCCCGATTCTATGTTTCGTCGGTCCTCCCGGTGTGGGTAAAACTTCGCTGGGTCGATCCGTCGCCCGGGCGTTGAACAAGAAATTCGTGCGCATCTCCCTGGGAGGTGTGCGCGACGAAGCGGAAATCCGGGGACATCGGCGCACCTATGTGGGAGCGCTGCCGGGAAAGATCATCCAGGAATTGCGGCGTGCAAACGCCAACAACCCGGTGTTCATGATGGACGAAGTGGACAAGATCGGGGCGGACTTCCGCGGGGATCCCTCGTCCGCCCTGCTGGAAGTGCTGGACCCGGAGCAGAACAACGCCTTTATCGACCATTACCTGGGCGTGGCGTTTGACCTGTCACGGGTGATGTTCATCACCACGGCCAACATCTTGGAGCCCATCCAACCCGCATTCCGCGACCGCATGGAGATCATTCATCTTCACGGCTATACGGAAGAAGAAAAACTCGAGATCGCAAAACGTCACCTGATTCCCCGCCAGGTAAGCGAAAACGGATTGAGTGGAGATTTGCTCCGTTTTACTCCGGGGGCCATCACGGGCTTGATCCGCTACTACACCCGCGAAGCCGGTGTCCGCAACCTGGAGCGGGAAATCGGTAATATCTGCCGCAAAATCGCCTATGCCGTATCGTTGAAAAAGCACAAGTTGTACAAGATCACGGCTCGAAATCTGGAAAAATACGCCGGCCCCGCAAAACTGTTCAAAGACCAGCTTCTGGATAAGGATGCGGTCGGAGTGGCAACCGGTATGGCCTGGACGCCTTATGGCGGAGACCTGCTTTTTATTGAAGTCAAACTGATTCCCGGAAAAGGCAAACTGATTTTGACCGGTTCGCTGGGAGAAGTGATGAAGGAATCCGCCACCGCGGCTCTCAGTTTCCTGAAAGCCAGTTCAAAAGCACTGGGATTGGACCCGGGTGACTTTGAAACCAAGGATATCCACATCCATGTTCCCGAGGGAGGCATCCCCAAGGACGGACCTTCGGCAGGCATCACTTTAACCACGGCGCTGTGTTCAGCTTATCTGGGGGTGCCTGTCCGCAAAGATGTATCCATGACCGGGGAGATCACCTTGCGCGGCAAGGTGCTGCCCGTAGGCGGTATCAAGCAAAAGGTTCTGGCGGCACGCCGGGCGGGGATCCAACAAGTACTGCTGCCCGAGGAAAACCGCAAAGACCTGGCCGAGATGAAGGCGGTGGAACAAAAGGGCATTCAATTCCATTTCATTGCCCACATTGAAGACGCCGTCAACCTGGCATTGGTCCGGAATGTTTTTTAA
- a CDS encoding flippase-like domain-containing protein: MKILRAGAIALLTAFLLYMFFRNINFSQVWGIIRRVHPGYLLLFCAGLLFQQVLRGYRWAILLRPRKATIRVVTLVNFTMIGFLINTLLPGRIGEPARGILVARREGIKSAHGLASVVLERLIDASVVVCLFLISLLYLKHTSSPFIASLRQVAWVALPLFMGAFILFYFMNRESGFAWTSRQITRLMRILPAHRREQAAGTVLHFIQGLRLQLGTLDFIKLTLSSFAVWLCTIPVYWAMLRPMGIQASFIEAMNYYSILAAAASIPTPGMAGSLDAASRGALVSILGANPNSAVAYTLVMHVLLILVLVIAGFIALTVEGVNLKGIRRIQEKT; this comes from the coding sequence ATGAAAATTCTGCGCGCAGGCGCAATCGCGCTGCTGACCGCGTTTTTGCTGTACATGTTCTTTCGCAATATCAACTTCAGCCAGGTGTGGGGAATTATCCGCCGGGTTCATCCCGGCTACCTGTTGCTGTTTTGCGCGGGGCTTCTTTTCCAGCAGGTTCTGCGCGGATATCGCTGGGCCATTCTGTTGCGTCCCCGCAAGGCCACCATCCGGGTTGTCACACTGGTGAACTTCACCATGATCGGATTCCTGATCAACACCTTGCTCCCGGGACGCATCGGTGAACCTGCCCGGGGTATTCTGGTGGCGCGCAGGGAAGGCATCAAAAGCGCCCACGGCCTGGCGTCCGTGGTACTGGAAAGACTCATTGATGCCTCGGTGGTGGTTTGTTTGTTTTTGATCTCCCTGTTGTATCTAAAGCACACATCCTCGCCCTTCATCGCGTCCCTGCGCCAAGTGGCCTGGGTGGCGTTGCCCCTTTTTATGGGGGCTTTCATCCTGTTTTACTTTATGAACCGGGAGAGCGGCTTCGCCTGGACATCCAGGCAGATCACCCGCTTGATGCGGATTCTTCCTGCACATCGACGCGAACAGGCGGCCGGTACCGTTCTGCATTTCATTCAGGGACTGCGGTTGCAATTGGGAACCCTGGATTTTATCAAGCTGACCCTATCCTCTTTTGCCGTCTGGTTGTGCACGATTCCCGTTTATTGGGCGATGTTGCGACCCATGGGAATCCAGGCCTCCTTTATCGAGGCAATGAACTACTACAGCATCCTCGCCGCCGCCGCATCCATTCCCACACCTGGAATGGCCGGCAGTCTGGACGCGGCGTCACGGGGAGCCCTGGTCAGCATCCTTGGCGCAAACCCCAACAGCGCTGTGGCATATACCCTGGTTATGCACGTATTGCTTATACTGGTGCTGGTGATTGCGGGTTTCATCGCCCTGACGGTTGAAGGGGTGAATTTGAAAGGGATCCGCCGGATCCAGGAGAAAACATGA
- a CDS encoding RtcB family protein → MTSQSSDLRGFVQISPGRWFHHRDRRRGMRVDVEIFASEAVLRQALADGSVDQVRNVACIPEVCYRSMAMPDIHSGYGFCIGGVAAFDAASGVVLPGGVGYDINCGVRALVTGLSQRELAPELDAIGNAMLNRIPTGMSRHGLVSPTEKEFMQLLRRGAAAAVELFGGRKEDLVCVESGGVLPVQTPIPVSERAIERGICQLGSLGSGNHFIEFQVVDRIFDADSADVFGLESGQVIVMIHTGSRGFGHQVATDAIDRFRRRFLKRIRVPDPQLVYAPIDSVPGREYLEVLNAAGNFAWANRHILMEAVIDVLERQCRAGRDALGIRLLYDQAHNIAKFEEHALDGIAKRLLVHRKGATRAFPPGHADLPEKYRRVGQPVLIPGSMGTASYVMRGVVTAMQLSFGSAPHGAGRKISRNQSLRIMRGRDIRAELSQRGIRVFSHSLRGLLEEAPEAYKDVDDVVEISHSAGLAEPVARLRPLLVLKG, encoded by the coding sequence ATGACATCGCAGTCCAGTGATTTGAGAGGGTTTGTGCAAATCAGCCCGGGCCGATGGTTTCACCATCGAGACCGCCGTCGGGGCATGCGTGTTGATGTCGAAATTTTTGCCTCGGAAGCTGTTTTGCGGCAGGCTTTGGCGGACGGCTCTGTTGATCAGGTGCGCAACGTCGCCTGTATTCCCGAGGTTTGCTATCGATCCATGGCCATGCCGGATATTCATAGTGGCTACGGTTTCTGCATCGGCGGCGTGGCCGCCTTTGACGCCGCCTCGGGCGTTGTCCTGCCCGGAGGGGTTGGTTATGATATTAACTGTGGCGTCCGGGCCCTGGTGACAGGTCTCAGCCAACGCGAGTTGGCGCCGGAACTGGACGCCATTGGCAACGCCATGCTGAACCGAATTCCTACCGGGATGTCGCGTCATGGCTTGGTATCCCCCACAGAAAAGGAGTTTATGCAGCTGTTGCGGCGCGGAGCCGCCGCAGCCGTGGAGTTGTTCGGCGGAAGAAAAGAGGATCTGGTTTGTGTAGAATCCGGTGGCGTACTGCCGGTACAAACCCCGATCCCGGTCAGTGAACGTGCCATCGAGAGGGGAATCTGTCAGTTGGGGTCGCTGGGATCGGGCAATCATTTCATTGAGTTCCAGGTTGTGGACCGCATATTTGATGCGGACAGCGCTGATGTGTTCGGCCTGGAATCGGGTCAAGTGATCGTTATGATTCATACGGGTTCACGTGGATTCGGCCATCAAGTGGCGACCGATGCCATTGATCGTTTTCGCCGCCGCTTTCTCAAACGCATCCGCGTTCCGGATCCCCAACTGGTTTATGCCCCCATTGACTCCGTTCCCGGCAGAGAGTATCTGGAAGTCCTTAATGCGGCCGGCAATTTTGCCTGGGCCAATCGGCACATCCTCATGGAAGCCGTGATCGATGTATTGGAAAGACAATGCAGAGCCGGTCGTGATGCTCTGGGAATCCGGTTGTTGTACGATCAAGCTCACAATATCGCAAAATTCGAGGAACATGCGCTGGACGGGATCGCAAAGCGCTTGCTGGTTCATCGCAAAGGTGCGACCCGAGCTTTTCCCCCGGGGCACGCGGATCTGCCGGAAAAGTACCGCCGGGTGGGTCAGCCGGTTTTGATTCCCGGCAGCATGGGCACGGCCAGTTATGTGATGCGTGGTGTGGTCACCGCCATGCAGTTGAGTTTTGGCTCCGCACCGCATGGGGCCGGAAGAAAGATCAGTCGCAATCAATCATTGCGCATCATGAGGGGACGAGATATCCGCGCGGAACTCTCCCAGCGGGGAATCCGCGTGTTCTCTCATTCGTTACGGGGGTTGTTGGAGGAGGCTCCGGAAGCCTACAAGGACGTGGATGATGTGGTAGAGATCAGCCATTCCGCGGGTCTTGCTGAACCTGTGGCCCGGTTGCGTCCGTTGTTGGTGTTAAAAGGCTAA
- a CDS encoding ABC transporter permease — MKILPIISREYRMIVKKRSFLISTLLTPALMAALIFLPMLFTRLARAEKTIHILDYSEVMADALIKDSRENAPTLHLCQASTAGTAFDTAIESYRAPILQKEVDGVLLIPRDIRSSRQVRYYGRNISDFETNRYLADAVGAVITRHILDEQNIDPEVIREATRGIELDTFKVKREGVSRSTSGMDYAMSMVMLTILFSIIMAYGQLIMRGVLEEKSSRIVEILISSTRATTVFSGKILGIGLAGLTQVALWILIGAVFIMQSSIPVSQGMRGFFTLALAGWFALFFVLGYFMFAILFSIVGAAVNTDEEAQQFAAPITWLLVIPFILGIMVTQSPDSMPVIIASLIPLFSPTLMFMRISVSMPPLPQVLISVALSLATIWFLAWLGAKIFRTGLLMYGKKPSLREVLRWARYH, encoded by the coding sequence ATGAAAATCCTGCCGATCATTTCCCGGGAATACCGCATGATCGTAAAAAAGCGGTCGTTCCTAATCTCCACCCTGCTCACCCCGGCTTTGATGGCGGCGCTGATCTTTCTGCCCATGCTTTTCACCCGCCTGGCACGTGCCGAAAAAACCATCCATATCCTGGACTACTCCGAGGTAATGGCTGACGCCCTGATCAAAGACAGCCGCGAGAACGCTCCAACCCTGCATCTTTGCCAGGCATCAACGGCCGGCACCGCGTTTGATACCGCTATTGAAAGCTACCGTGCACCCATCCTGCAGAAAGAGGTCGACGGGGTACTCCTGATTCCCCGCGATATCCGCTCCAGCCGACAAGTGCGTTACTACGGCCGCAACATTTCCGACTTCGAGACAAATCGCTATCTGGCGGACGCGGTGGGTGCGGTTATTACGCGTCACATCCTTGATGAACAGAATATCGATCCCGAAGTGATCCGGGAAGCCACCCGGGGAATTGAGCTTGACACCTTTAAAGTCAAGCGCGAAGGCGTTTCGCGCTCCACTTCCGGGATGGACTATGCCATGTCCATGGTCATGCTGACCATCCTGTTTTCCATTATCATGGCCTACGGTCAATTGATCATGCGGGGGGTACTGGAAGAGAAAAGCAGCCGCATCGTGGAAATCCTCATCTCTTCAACCCGGGCCACTACCGTGTTCTCCGGCAAGATCCTGGGGATCGGCCTGGCCGGTCTGACCCAGGTTGCATTGTGGATTCTCATCGGCGCGGTATTCATCATGCAGTCGTCCATTCCCGTCAGTCAGGGAATGCGCGGCTTTTTTACCTTGGCCCTGGCCGGTTGGTTCGCCTTGTTCTTCGTACTGGGATATTTCATGTTCGCGATCCTGTTTTCCATTGTCGGGGCCGCGGTCAACACGGATGAGGAAGCCCAGCAGTTCGCAGCTCCGATTACCTGGCTGCTGGTTATCCCCTTTATCCTCGGCATCATGGTGACCCAGAGCCCCGACTCCATGCCCGTCATTATCGCATCTCTCATCCCCCTGTTTTCGCCCACCCTGATGTTCATGCGCATCAGCGTTTCCATGCCGCCCCTTCCCCAGGTGTTGATATCCGTGGCATTGTCTCTGGCAACCATCTGGTTCCTGGCCTGGTTGGGCGCGAAGATTTTTCGCACGGGCCTGCTTATGTACGGGAAAAAGCCGTCATTGCGGGAAGTCCTGCGCTGGGCGCGCTACCATTGA
- the nrdR gene encoding transcriptional repressor NrdR, with product MKCSQCGNLEDRVIETRESRDGCYIRRRRECLQCGSRFTTYEKVENIPVLVVKKDGRREPFNMDKIRKGLYRAVEKRPLSTKQIEQLASQVENLVTSSEKEVSTKEIGEQIMSRLKRMDKVAYVRFASVYLDFKSLEEFLSELHNLLQKEE from the coding sequence ATGAAATGCAGTCAATGCGGCAACCTGGAAGACCGGGTGATTGAAACCCGTGAAAGTCGTGATGGATGTTACATCCGGCGCAGACGCGAATGCCTTCAATGCGGCTCGCGGTTTACCACGTACGAAAAAGTTGAGAACATTCCGGTACTCGTGGTGAAAAAAGACGGACGCCGGGAACCATTCAACATGGATAAAATCCGCAAAGGTCTGTACCGGGCCGTGGAAAAACGCCCGTTGTCAACCAAGCAGATCGAACAATTGGCCAGCCAGGTAGAAAACCTGGTGACCTCTTCGGAAAAAGAGGTCTCCACAAAAGAGATCGGCGAACAGATCATGTCCCGCCTTAAACGCATGGATAAGGTGGCATATGTGCGTTTCGCTTCGGTATACCTGGATTTTAAAAGTCTGGAGGAGTTTCTTTCAGAACTCCACAATCTCTTGCAGAAGGAGGAATAG
- a CDS encoding 30S ribosomal protein S20: MANHKSAIKKHRRDLRKRMINKMNRSRMRTRIKKFRNSIDAGDLDTARSLYPKVISVIDRIVSKGTIHPNTGSRYKSRLSHLLNRTASGT; encoded by the coding sequence ATGGCCAACCACAAGTCTGCCATCAAGAAGCATCGCCGTGACTTGCGCAAACGCATGATCAACAAAATGAACCGATCCCGCATGAGGACCCGGATAAAAAAATTCCGCAACAGCATTGATGCCGGAGACCTGGATACAGCCCGCAGCCTTTATCCAAAGGTGATTTCCGTAATTGATCGTATCGTAAGCAAGGGCACTATTCATCCCAATACCGGATCGCGATACAAATCCAGACTCAGCCACCTGCTGAACCGTACGGCATCCGGTACCTGA